A stretch of Dehalococcoidia bacterium DNA encodes these proteins:
- a CDS encoding M48 family metalloprotease has product MAGLDWGRQEKAKNYARIMRALAFLELGIAALFILVLLLTPLSTSLRNLLDFPQPLRVALYFATIMLCFAIVSAPLSLYRGFLLPRSFGLLSQRMRGWLLDGLKAGVLGLILGLGLGIMVFVYWLLANFPDLWWLLAAVFLILLTVVMTNLAPVIIVPLFYRMEPLADISLGERLVRFAERVGERVVGVFTINLSSKVTTGNAAIMGLGNTRRIVIGDTILGKYSHEEIEVIVAHELGHHVHRDIVKLIALQAATIMSGFYLTHLIVKSGIHHFGFNGISDVASFPLLAIALGGLGILMVPLTCAYTRHIESAADEYTLTLTHNPGGFTTVMSKLANQNLSEAKPARWVELLFYDHPPYFRRVARARQYKEGAG; this is encoded by the coding sequence ATGGCGGGGCTCGATTGGGGAAGGCAGGAGAAGGCTAAAAATTATGCAAGGATTATGCGTGCTCTCGCTTTTTTAGAACTAGGCATCGCCGCTTTATTCATCCTGGTACTGTTGCTCACTCCGCTTTCTACAAGCCTACGCAACCTGCTGGACTTTCCACAACCTTTGAGGGTGGCACTCTACTTTGCCACCATAATGCTCTGTTTCGCGATTGTATCCGCACCTCTAAGCTTATATAGGGGATTTTTGCTACCACGTAGCTTCGGACTATTGAGTCAAAGAATGAGGGGCTGGCTCCTTGATGGGTTGAAGGCAGGTGTTTTGGGCTTGATCCTGGGCCTGGGCCTGGGTATCATGGTGTTTGTTTACTGGCTTCTGGCGAACTTCCCTGACCTGTGGTGGTTACTGGCCGCCGTTTTTCTCATACTGCTCACCGTAGTGATGACCAATCTGGCCCCGGTTATTATTGTACCCCTTTTCTATAGAATGGAGCCCCTCGCCGACATTAGCCTGGGGGAGAGGCTGGTGCGTTTTGCCGAAAGGGTGGGGGAGAGGGTGGTGGGAGTATTCACCATAAATCTGAGCAGCAAAGTTACTACAGGTAATGCCGCCATTATGGGCCTGGGAAACACCAGGCGGATAGTTATTGGTGATACAATTCTGGGGAAATATTCACATGAGGAGATCGAGGTTATCGTGGCACATGAGTTAGGGCATCACGTCCATCGCGACATCGTAAAGCTCATCGCACTTCAGGCAGCGACTATAATGAGTGGGTTTTATCTGACGCATCTGATAGTGAAGTCTGGCATTCACCATTTTGGATTTAACGGGATAAGCGATGTTGCATCCTTTCCCCTGCTTGCTATTGCATTGGGTGGCCTAGGCATACTTATGGTGCCGCTAACCTGTGCCTACACTCGCCACATTGAGAGTGCTGCCGATGAATATACATTGACCCTGACCCACAACCCAGGGGGATTCACCACAGTGATGAGCAAACTTGCCAACCAGAACCTGTCTGAGGCAAAGCCAGCTCGCTGGGTAGAGCTATTATTCTATGACCATCCCCCCTATTTCAGGAGGGTGGCGCGAGCTCGCCAGTACAAGGAGGGGGCAGGATGA
- a CDS encoding histidine phosphatase family protein translates to MKLILVRHGETRWNRENRVVGHTGIALDSNGRRQVELLARKLENDSVSAIYSSPLRRARETAAAIARIHRLRVMKDDAFKEIDAGELEGLTFGEVMERYGDILKDWIKGNPSLRMPGGESMTELQQRTWPAVERIVGENTDRVVILVSHSLAISSIIAKALGMAPSNFRRLRLGLASISILNFGDHGASLALFNDTCHLERSG, encoded by the coding sequence ATGAAGCTTATTCTGGTAAGACATGGTGAAACCAGGTGGAACCGGGAGAACCGCGTTGTGGGGCATACCGGGATTGCACTAGATAGTAACGGGCGCAGGCAGGTGGAGCTACTTGCACGGAAACTCGAAAATGATAGTGTCTCTGCCATCTACTCCAGCCCGCTTAGACGTGCCAGAGAGACGGCCGCTGCGATAGCGCGCATTCATAGATTGAGGGTGATGAAAGATGATGCCTTCAAGGAGATTGACGCTGGGGAACTGGAGGGGCTCACCTTTGGTGAGGTGATGGAACGCTACGGCGATATTTTAAAGGATTGGATTAAGGGCAACCCTTCTCTAAGGATGCCGGGTGGTGAATCCATGACAGAGCTCCAGCAGCGAACCTGGCCCGCGGTGGAGAGAATAGTTGGGGAGAACACTGACAGGGTTGTTATCCTGGTAAGCCATAGCTTGGCCATCTCGAGCATTATTGCAAAGGCATTGGGAATGGCCCCATCCAATTTCAGGAGGTTGCGGCTCGGCCTTGCCTCGATAAGCATCCTCAACTTTGGGGATCATGGTGCCTCCTTGGCGCTGTTTAACGATACCTGTCATTTGGAAAGAAGCGGTTGA
- the tilS gene encoding tRNA lysidine(34) synthetase TilS has translation MEDLRQRVYRFMQKRGLTPDQTGEKGRKVLVGVSGGPDSVCLLHILDQLKDSLGVRLHVAHLNHMLRGIESDADASYVKELSDTLGIPATFEKRDVEAYHREHSLSLEAAAREVRYDFFSRAAESIGAGCIALGHTQDDQVETILMNLVRGTGLMGLRGMGTIRKLRSPGGGILVVVRPLLDVARRETEEYCRVHKLSPRSDLSNYSLEYTRNRIRYELVPLLRKYNKNIGNALIRTARSAADELSFIEKQVFQVWDRVVREQPNGLLLDSKALLSLHPALQRHLLRQVVDQILGDLTDIESVHIEKMMEALSKPAGKRLSLPRGLVFHVGYQTCLVTRGSVDICPLPALEGENRLNVPGDTELPGWLVRASITQPGSKAEGFVACLDLDAAGSNLVVRGRKAGDRFQPLGMGEPKRLQDFMVDAKIPRMWRDHVPLVCSPEGIVWVVGWRIAERVRVIDSTKKVLWLKFERL, from the coding sequence ATGGAAGATTTGAGGCAGCGGGTTTACCGATTTATGCAAAAAAGGGGCCTGACCCCGGATCAAACGGGCGAGAAAGGGCGAAAAGTGCTGGTCGGTGTTTCCGGTGGCCCCGACTCGGTATGCCTGCTGCACATTCTTGACCAACTGAAGGACTCCCTGGGGGTGAGGCTCCATGTGGCACACCTAAATCACATGCTTCGGGGCATTGAATCCGATGCAGACGCTAGCTATGTCAAAGAGTTATCCGATACTCTGGGCATCCCTGCCACTTTCGAGAAGAGGGATGTGGAGGCCTATCACAGGGAGCATAGCCTCTCATTGGAGGCGGCGGCTCGGGAGGTTAGATACGATTTTTTCTCCCGTGCGGCAGAGTCCATAGGTGCAGGGTGTATCGCTCTGGGGCATACCCAGGATGACCAGGTGGAGACCATCCTGATGAACCTGGTCCGCGGTACAGGCCTAATGGGATTGAGGGGGATGGGGACAATTAGAAAATTGCGCTCACCGGGAGGCGGAATTTTAGTGGTGGTGAGACCGCTACTTGATGTCGCCAGGAGAGAGACCGAGGAATACTGCCGCGTACATAAGCTTAGCCCGCGGAGCGATTTATCGAACTACTCGCTGGAGTATACCCGAAATCGAATTCGCTATGAACTTGTGCCACTCCTGCGAAAATACAATAAGAATATCGGTAATGCCCTGATACGAACAGCGCGTTCCGCTGCCGATGAGCTATCTTTCATTGAGAAGCAAGTCTTTCAAGTATGGGATCGAGTAGTTAGAGAGCAGCCCAATGGATTACTTCTAGATAGCAAGGCATTGCTATCGCTGCACCCGGCACTCCAGCGGCACCTGCTACGTCAGGTAGTAGACCAGATTTTGGGGGACCTAACCGATATCGAGTCTGTTCACATAGAGAAGATGATGGAGGCACTGTCAAAGCCAGCGGGTAAAAGGCTATCTCTGCCCAGGGGACTGGTTTTTCACGTGGGCTATCAAACGTGCCTGGTGACCAGAGGTTCTGTAGATATATGCCCCTTACCCGCTTTAGAAGGGGAGAATAGATTAAATGTGCCCGGGGATACGGAGCTTCCCGGATGGCTGGTGCGGGCGAGTATTACTCAGCCTGGGAGCAAGGCTGAGGGTTTTGTGGCATGTCTCGACCTAGATGCGGCAGGGAGTAATCTGGTGGTGCGGGGGCGTAAAGCTGGCGACCGCTTTCAGCCGTTGGGCATGGGTGAGCCCAAGAGGCTTCAGGACTTCATGGTAGATGCCAAGATCCCACGCATGTGGCGCGACCATGTACCCCTGGTATGCTCACCTGAGGGCATCGTCTGGGTGGTGGGCTGGCGCATCGCGGAGCGAGTGAGGGTCATCGATAGCACAAAGAAGGTTTTGTGGTTGAAGTTTGAGAGGCTTTAA
- a CDS encoding UbiA family prenyltransferase: MIKYFKLARIRALPAFSFTFVIPFAVGAYAETSWTQASIGFISLLLFASFAFALNFYSDRDTDRLHDGRQKDTNLRLQPMVTGEVTERECKIFCLVTLVTAILLGFLVGIAFGLLVILSCLVGGILYSHPKIRLKAKPLGDILCIALLGLLVPSAGYLLGYGVLPTPLMMLFWFLVTATGYTATVMSDYEFDIKAGLRTSAVFFGRGGLLKIMVIGCTLSLIVAFFIFRDTYMYPVGTRYFAVITLAIVIALTAGIWMSLNRRRRHLPSISFRVRRFYMRKSFIDLKAMLWRSHKPTGIQRTTVSHSGRWVFITPGIFVLAFLVYAYVKISSGSYYLPWDPFGVP, from the coding sequence CTCATTCACCTTCGTAATACCCTTCGCGGTAGGAGCATATGCTGAGACAAGCTGGACCCAGGCCTCCATTGGATTCATATCCCTGTTATTATTCGCTAGCTTTGCCTTCGCTCTTAACTTCTACTCTGATAGAGATACTGACAGACTTCACGATGGCAGACAAAAAGATACCAACCTTCGCCTCCAACCGATGGTCACCGGTGAGGTTACAGAGCGGGAATGCAAGATATTTTGCTTAGTGACACTCGTCACAGCAATTTTACTTGGCTTTCTGGTAGGTATCGCATTCGGATTGCTTGTGATCCTTTCTTGCCTCGTTGGTGGCATTCTGTATTCACATCCCAAGATCAGACTGAAGGCGAAACCGTTAGGGGATATCCTTTGCATTGCTCTGTTGGGCTTATTGGTACCTTCAGCAGGTTACTTACTAGGGTACGGAGTGCTACCTACCCCACTCATGATGCTCTTCTGGTTTTTGGTTACTGCTACTGGTTACACCGCTACTGTAATGAGCGACTATGAATTCGATATCAAAGCCGGGTTACGAACCTCTGCTGTCTTTTTCGGTCGAGGTGGGTTACTGAAGATCATGGTTATTGGCTGTACGCTTAGCCTTATTGTCGCATTCTTCATATTCAGGGATACCTATATGTACCCGGTCGGCACAAGGTACTTTGCAGTAATTACCCTTGCTATTGTGATTGCATTGACAGCAGGTATTTGGATGTCGCTAAACCGGCGTAGGAGGCACTTACCATCGATCTCTTTTCGTGTTCGTCGGTTCTATATGAGGAAGAGCTTCATAGATCTAAAAGCAATGCTATGGAGATCGCACAAACCCACTGGGATACAGCGAACCACAGTATCCCACAGTGGACGTTGGGTTTTCATTACACCCGGCATATTCGTTCTGGCCTTTCTCGTCTATGCTTATGTAAAGATTTCGTCTGGCTCATACTATTTGCCCTGGGATCCCTTTGGGGTCCCCTAA